The genomic stretch CATTCCTTGTTCAGTTGTTTTGGTATTCCAGTTCTGCTTCATAAAAATCCACACTTTCTTGTTCCTTAAAAACGGTAGGTTATTATCTTAGGTAATCACTGATTGAATCAAGGCCAAACAATCTCGCAACCTTTGCTTCAGTATACTCTTGCAAATGATTGGCCACATCAAATAAGAATAGATTTATGTCATTGTAGCACATGACTGGTGTACAGAGGAAAAAATGGAGCTTACTCCATTAATCAGTATATCCTATTCCTCACGAGTTCTCCTAAACAACTCTCCAATTTCGTAGTAGAATTATTTTCGTATTTCCATATTAATCCGCAAATCAAAAGCAATTTGCAAAAACAAAGCTACACTGTAGGTCCTTCTATATCTTTTACACAGGTTAAAAAGAATAAAGCGACAATAATAAAGTCCCCGTGTATCTTTCAAGCAGTCTAAATGTTCACCACCGCTAATACAATTGAATAACATTCTAAAACAAGATCATCCCTAAATGATGTCAATATACAtcggaaattaaaatgtaaatatttggCTCAAGAGATTTGCATTTACAATTTCAATGAACATTTTTCGACTTAATTACacctttaattaaaattaatcatACTAACAAATTGCGAACGATCAAACACTACTTTTCAAGTTCAATCAACAATTTCGGAAGACGTGACATTTCAACGCACAATATTCAAACCAAACAAAACACACAAACTATTAAAATACTTTGCTCAATCGAAATTCATCCAAAATTAGGGATTTAGCCAATTACCTCCTGATTTCAATTGAATTTCTCAGTTTCGACAGCGATTTCCTGCATTGTAGTAATCATCTTATGAATCTCCTACAATGAAGAAAAGATTCATAATCATAATCAGTATCAGATAATCAAACGATTAACTggaaaaacaaaatcaaaataaaagagTGATCAAATCAAATATTCCGAAGAAAGCGGAAATTACGATAAGAAGTCAAGAAGAGGCTGATAATCCGTGGATAATGTAGTAGTTGCGTTACGAATTTTCGCCATTACATCGTTCGCGAGCTTCGCAGATCGATACCATGTTCGTCTCTCGATTtgattagggtttagggttttggggATTCAAGTTGGAGGGGAAGTTATGATTTTCTCTATTGTTGAGTGTTATTTTGGCGGGATTCGATACTTCTCGTATGAACCGTCTTACGAAGTTACGATCTTTAATGAAGACGGGTATTATCTGTTTTAAACTTAAGACGGGTCAAGCTTACTATAAATAAAACAAAGTAAAATACATGGAAAATATCAATAGATTTGTCTTAAAAATGCTCAAGTAGAATAATATTTGCCCTTTAAATCTTGAGACGGATTATCTGTCTTAAGGAAAATTTACTCTTTAGCGAAAATCAAGTCTGATTTCAAAATGTTTTAACATCCAATATTATTGTTATGCTATCCTATACAATACTCTCTATAGATTAGTGTTCTCCTTTAATTGAtcggattttttttttcattaatggTAATAGGTTTTATATGATCATATTATACCTCCATTTGAGATTTTGAGATCGTAAGGTAATTTCAAAAATATGTGTGGAAACAAGTACAATATCTTAAAGCTTAAGAAATTCTAGAGGTGTAAATATCTTAATGTTTgcgtggattggagggagtagcatttttcttaacaaatactccctcatattctatatattcttccctatttcctaaaacggattattcaggttttctttccctttcttattttagaaacttttactcttattttattcatttatctctcctatcaccaaaccccacccaactcttttactcatattttattattttccttaatattttggcctcaccatttcttatttaactcataattattcatccctctctccaacTACCAAACCCCACcaaactttttactcttattttattcttctcCTTAATTCCCGTGCCCACAAACAATGGGAAGAATAcatagaattggagggagtatgtagGTTTGTATCATATCTATATGAACTGAATTAGTTGTTTTAGTTCCCTATTTAAATGGTTTCCACTTGATTATCAACTAGTGATGAATACTACACCAAtcaactactccctccgtcccggtcaattgttgtcctttcgttttggcacaaagaccaaggaatgaggaaaaggccaataactaaatgacaagtggaataaattgaatgaaaatgatcaaattactcatcaagttgattcttaaaatagaaaggacaacaaatgactgagacacccaaaaatagaaaaggacaacaaatgaccgggacagaggaagTATTAATTTACAACATTATATAATCCCTCCGttcaaattatttatttttctttaattaaaatactcaTATGTCTAACTTCCCAATTGCAATAagtaattaattatgattaatgaGGTAGTCAACGATaacttcatattttttttttgtcaactcCCTCTATTCCAGTGAATAGTTTACGTTTGCTTTATTTTATGACGAAGAAGGAAATAATGCAAACGTAAACTATTGACTGAGACAAATAAAGTAAGAAAAAGGGTAGAATACTAGCACGTTCAACCCCATGCACCATGCTACATACCCCCGCCCCTAAATAAGAGAGATTTACCGCGCATGAGAATGAAATCTAATATTTTTCGAAATAGTAAATTGAGAATATTGAACACCATACCATAGCACACTACTAGATAAAAACTCAACAAGATAACTTGAGTTTAGTTTATTAcatcatcacaaaaacaagaagACATGACACTGAGACACAAGTAAAAAAAACACTCATACACACACAAGTCTACGTAAAATTAAAATAGCACATAAAAGAAAAGACCATTCATAAGCAACCACACACACATTGATATTTTTTTTTGGTTCCAACAAAACGCGCACTTAGTCGCATTCAGCAATCAGCAATCAACAAGTACTACTGGCCCAACCAGAAGGAATGCACCAAGGAATGGCTAGTCGGTATGCTTGAACGCACTCGCAAGTTCCACAACATGCTGCGACGCCTGTCATGCTGCAAGTTTCACCCCTATTCCTGCAAGGAGGCGGGGAGCTGGCGTATCCCATCATCGCGTTGGAGAGGGAATTAGATTGACTTACAGCAGTTACAGGTTCGAGTGTGGTGGCGGCTAACACCACAAtaaccaacaacaccaccaccataTTAACTACCTTCATATTTTTTCTTAGTTTGATTGatatttgtttatttgtttgtgtTGTATAATATGACAAGTTTAAGACTCTTTTATAGGCCATGAGCATGTCAATTCGGTTCGACGAACCGGGGCTAGTGGGAATTAATTACAGTTACAGCACCTTAGTCCAGTGGTAGTGGACTAGTGGTACATTAGTAGTATTATTGTTACAGTTACAGcatctcttactccttagtccaGTGGCAGTGGACTAGTGGTGCATTACTATTACTTCTTCTGCGGTTCGATTCTTGTGCGTtacattttttatttattttttggtctaaaccatccggtaatccgaaccacattgggcgactaatccggatttcggggcgtgtccaaggattacggtatttaaacccctcccaatccgcaaacctccctaccaagcgcagccccatgctaccactgcgccaaccaacgattgatACATTTTCTATTTATTAAATACCTTTTTTTTGCTACTTGCCTTCCTTTTGAACGTCACGGCCCTATTCTTTTAGCTTAATTTTAGCTCATTTCACTTCAACCCAACTCTATTTCGTTAAGTTCTATTCAGCTTTAGCCAGTTCAGCTCGACTTCATTCAGTCCAACTCAGCTCCATTCACTTTACTTCAATTCAGCTCATTTCAACCTAAAAGAACGTTGCCGTAGAGGCCTATGGGATTTATTGGTTATTTACTTCATGTTTTCTAAGAATTTAACTTGAATATTAATTTTACTAGTTATAAAAAAACATTACTTTAGTTTAATCATCTTTGTTGGGATCGCTTCCAACTTTCCAAGCAAAAAATTCATTAATTAAGAAAATGCTCATCTGATTTAAAATAAACGCATTTGTTGCAACATTATATGAAGTACTATGAACCTTCATCATCTTGATAGATGTAATGATGAAGATATACTAAGAAACTTGAGAGAATGAATATGAGAGAGAGAGTACAGTAGAGAAGAGAGAATTAAAATTGTATTTCTCAAAAGTGTCTTGTTACAATGAGAGGCTTCCTTTATATATAGGAAGATTATGTAGGTTTAGTCTAACAACCTCTAACCGACTTACAAATATCTCTAACAACCTTGTAGCAACTTTAATATAACTAACTAAGTTTCTAACAACCTTAGTTAGTTCATACCCCCCCTTCAAACTAGACTATATTGTCCTAGGTTGAGTCCAAGCTTGACTGAGAGAGAATAATGCGCTGAAGCACCCAGGGGCTTAGTCATAATATCAGCTAACTGTTGAGAGCTCTTGACATGCTGTGTGAGTAGAAATCCCTCTAGTTGCTTATCTCGAACAAAGTGACAGTCCACATTGAGATGTTTTGTCCTCTCATCTCGAACAAAGTGACAGTCCAAATTTCGGAAAATCTTATGCATTTTTCTCCCCTATATAAACAGCCTTTCATTCTCAGTTTGTGTATCAGAAaaatttctctcttctctctttcttATACTGTTCAAACTCTATCTTAAAATATTTCCCTGAGGTTACTATTGGCAACGTTCTTGGCTGCTCTCATCTGCCTCTTTGCCTACACCAAAGTTGCAGCGGTTGTGTTAATCCTGGGGGTCAAGTGCTACTGAGGTCGTGTGTAGTACGGGGCATTTTTGACTTTAGGACAGTGGCTTATCGTCACGTCACAACCATCCGTTTCTCCAGATAAGATTTTTCTTATTCTATTTACAGTACGTGTATAACAATCTAAagtcaaaaaattaaaaaaaaaaaaaaaaaaaaaaaatttttttttttttttttttactcgcaCTACAATATGACGGGAGGAATTCCAATCTCTGTTGCGTCCTTTTCTGCACCTTCACCTATCATTCCTGACATGTCTAAATTCGAGCTTTTCAACGGGAAAAACTATAGAATGTGGTCTGATAGAATCGAATTCTTCCTTGGTCAAATTAAAGTAGACTATACACTTTGGTAATGTCCACTTTGAAAATTCCGGGAGGGATTATGTAGAAGACAACAAAACTTGTAGAGGAATGCTTCTGCATTACATGAGTCCTGCTTTATATACGATTTATGGTAAGTATAAAACAAAGACAAAAGAAATCGGGAAGCTTTACAAACTAAGTATGGATCGGATGATTTTGGAACTAAAAAATATGATTGTAGCCGTTGGTTGAGTTTCAAAATGGCTGACAATTCACCTGTTTTGGATCAAGTTCATGAGTACGAAAACTTGTGCGCGGAAATCACTGCTGAAGGTATGAATATCTGTGAGATTTTTCAAGCAAACTGTTTACTTGACAAGTTACCTCCTTCTTGGCAAAACTATGTCTCTAGCATGAAACATAAGCAAAAAGATTTTACTCTTTTGGAACTTATTTCTCACATCAAAGTTGAGGAGCAAAACCGTATTCAAACAAAAGGAAAATATGTTTTCGAACCCTCCTCTTCAAACGCAAACTTGGTTGAAACCAAAAAGAATTTTTCTAAAAATTCAAAGCATTTCTCAAAGAGTTCTAATCAAGTTCACGGAACAAGAAATAATGCAAATTTTAAAAGAGAATCCAAAAGGGAATTCAAAGGGGATTGTTATACTTGTGGGAAGCCAGGTCACTCATCAAAATTTTGTCCACAAGGTTTTTCACCAAATGGTAAGCGTAAATTTGTTAAATCTCAAGCACATCTGGTTGAATCTGACGATATCATTGCCGCTGTAGTATCTGAGATTAATCTGGTAAGCAATATATCGAATGGGTTGTTGATTGGAGCAACCCGACACATATGCTCCAGTAaagagatgttcaaagactacCTTGCCGTATCCACAGGTGAATGTGTTTTTATGGGAAATTCTAGCACCGTGAAAGTCCTAGGAAAGGGTAAGATCTTTCTTAAATTAACTTCAGGCAAAACCATTGAGTTAAACAATGTTTTACATGTTCCTGATATTCGGAGGAATCTGATCTCGGGTGCCTTACTCAACAAAGCTGGGATCAAGCTGACTTTCGAATCTGATAAACTTGTGCTTACAAAAAATGGAAATTTTATTGGAAAAGGATTTTGTAATAGCGGTTTGTTTGTATTAGATCTTGAAACTATTAATAATAATTTCGCATACTGTTTATATTCTTTGAGTCTGTTTCTTTGTGGCATGCTAGACTTGGACATTTGAATGTCGCATCGATTAAAAGACTGAAACAGCAAAATATAATTCCTCAGTTCAGTAGCACCAGTTTTGACAAGTGTGAGGTATGTGTTGAGGCAAAACATGCAAAAACAACCTTCAACAAATGTGTTGACCGCTCTAGCTCTCTTCTTGAGCTAATTCACTCTGACTTGGGTGATTTCAAGTCCATCATGAGTCGTGGAGGTAAGCATTACTATATTACCTTTGTCGATGATTTTTCTAGATACACTAGAGTTTATTTGCTAAGCTCCAAAGATGAAGCCGAGGATAAATTTGTGATATTTAAAACTGAAGTTGAAAATCAGTTAGACCGGAAAATTAAAAGAGTCGAGATCTCGATAGAGGCGGAGAATATGAAGGTAATCCTCGAAAAAATATTGTGAGCTTAACGGCATTATCCATGAGTATACCGCTCCTTTTTCACCCCAACAAAATGGCGTCGCCGAAAGGAAAAACCGATCACTTAAAAATATGATGAACGCCATGCTGATCAGTTCAGGTATGCCTAATAATTTTTGGGGTGAAGCTATTTTATATGCGTGTCATGTCCTAAATCGCGTGCCTCACAAGAAAACTGGTAAGACCCCTTATGAATTATGGAAAGGCTATGTACCTAATCTGAATTATCTCAAAGTGTGGGGGTGTTTAGGGAAAATTGGGATCCCAAATATTCAAAGGACTAAAATCGGACCTAAGACCACGGATGGAATTTTTATTGGTCGTGCTGCAAACAGCGCTGCTTATCGTTTTGTCTTAAAAGACTCATCTGGTTTTGGTccaattaaagagtctagggatgtTGAATTTTTTGAGCATATTTTTCCTATGAAAGTGAATTTATCACATGTCTCTATCGCATCTCCCTCTCTTGTATCCTTGGGTAATTCGATATCATGAGATAAAAATGCGAGCCTAGAAGAGGTAAACGCGTGAGAACTCCGACGAGTTTTGGACCGAATTTCGCTACTACATGGCTCGTACAACATGGACCTTTGAGTGAACACGAGGTATGTGCTTATGTACTCGAAGAAGACCCCAGAAATTACAAGGAAGCCATGAAATCTATCGATTCTACCTTCTGGTTAGAGGCCATTAATAGCGAGATTGATTCCATCATGAGTAACAATACCCGGATTCGGCGATTTGCCGAGAGGTTGCAAACCTTTGAGCAACAAATGggtgttcaaaaagaaaatgaaatccGACGGTTCGATCGATAAATATAAAGCCAGGTTGGTAGTTTGTGGAAACCGTCAAACAAAAGGTATTGATTTTTTTGATACTTACTCACCTGTTACAAAAGTGGCTACCATTAGGGCTTTGATTGCACTTGCATCTATCCATAATCTTTTTGtccatcaaatggatgttaaaagcGCCTTTTTAAATGGTGACTTACATGAAGAAATTTACATGAGTCAACCTTTGAGGGATGTGTGGTTCCGGACGGGAAGACAAAGTGTGTAAACTAATTCGATCTTtgtatggtttaaaacaagcaccaaaaCAATGGTATGACAAATTTCATAAAACAATAACATCTGATGGATTTATGGTTAACGATTCTGATGCTTGTGTATATTCTAAGCATATCGGGAATGATTGCgtaattatatgtttgtatgtggACGACAtgcttatttttggtacaaatatGGATGTTGTCAACATTACCAAAAACTTCTTACATTCTCGGTTTgacatgaaagatttgggagaggCTGATATAATTCTTGGGATCAAGGTCACAAGGACTCCTACAGGTATGTGTTTGAGTCAGTCTCATTACGTTGAGAAGATTCTAAGAAGGTTCAATCAATTTGATAGCACGCCTCTTCATACTCCTTACGATTCAGGTGTCCATTTGTGCAAAAATCCAGGTAATAGTGTATCTCAAGAGGAATATGCTAAAATCATTGGTAGTGTTATGTTTTTGATGAATTGCACTAGACCTGACATCGCATATACCGTTAGTAGATTGAGTCGATATACTCATAATCCTGGTAAGGACCACTGGAATGCCTTGATTCGTTTATTGGGATATTTGAAAGGTACCATGGATTGGGGTCTACACTATTCTAGGACACCTAGTGTCCTAGAAGGGTATTGTGATGCTAATTGGGTGTCAGGAAATGATGAGATTCACTCTACTAGCGGTTATATTTTTACTCTAGCCTCTGGAGCCATATCATGGAAGTCATGTAAACAAACATGTCTTGCTAAATCTACCATGGAATCTGAATTTATTGCTTTAGCTTTGGCAGGAGAGGAAGCTGAATGGCTGAGAAGTCTTTTGGCGGATATTCCGTTGTGGGGGAAACCGACTCCGTCAGTATCCATGCACTGCGATTCACAAGCTGCTATAGGAGTAGCCAACAATCAAGCCTACAATGGAAAGAAAAGGCATATTCGTCTAAGACATGGAATTGTGAGAAACCTGATCAGAGACAATGTGATTTCATTGGAATACGTACGTTCAGAGAGGAATattgcggatcctctcaccaaaggCCTTTGTAAAAAATTAGTGCTGGAGTCGGCACTAGGAATGGGTTTAAAACCTGTAAAGGGGTGAATTGTGATGGATACCCGTCTTAGTTCATCTAAGTTCAACGGGTCAAACTAAGTCACAAGGAACTCGAGATGTAATACTACTACCATTCCTATTTAATAAAGTGATGTGGTATTATTTTATATGTACATTTATTGTACTCACGGATATATTATCATTGTGGAAGGTTGAGCATTAGCTCTTAATGAGTTCATAGTCCTTATGGATGGTTTGCGACAAACCTGATGAACTCACCTATGTGAATGTGGGGGTTCTCGCCC from Silene latifolia isolate original U9 population chromosome 5, ASM4854445v1, whole genome shotgun sequence encodes the following:
- the LOC141657939 gene encoding uncharacterized protein LOC141657939, coding for MADNSPVLDQVHEYENLCAEITAEGMNICEIFQANCLLDKLPPSWQNYVSSMKHKQKDFTLLELISHIKVEEQNRIQTKGKYVFEPSSSNANLVETKKNFSKNSKHFSKSSNQVHGTRNNANFKRESKREFKGDCYTCGKPGHSSKFCPQGFSPNGKRKFVKSQAHLVESDDIIAAVVSEINLVSNISNGLLIGATRHICSSKEMFKDYLAVSTGECVFMGNSSTVKVLGKGKIFLKLTSGKTIELNNVLHVPDIRRNLISGALLNKAGIKLTFESDKLVLTKNGNFIGKGFCNSGLLGHLNVASIKRLKQQNIIPQFSSTSFDKCEVCVEAKHAKTTFNKCVDRSSSLLELIHSDLGDFKSIMSRGGKHYYITFVDDFSRYTRVYLLSSKDEAEDKFVIFKTEVENQLDRKIKRVEISIEAENMKHIGNDCVIICLYVDDMLIFGTNMDVVNITKNFLHSRFDMKDLGEADIILGIKVTRTPTGNSVSQEEYAKIIGSVMFLMNCTRPDIAYTVSRLSRYTHNPGKDHWNALIRLLGYLKGTMDWGLHYSRTPSVLEGYCDANWVSGNDEIHSTSGYIFTLASGAISWKSCKQTCLAKSTMESEFIALALAGEEAEWLRSLLADIPLWGKPTPSVSMHCDSQAAIGVANNQAYNGKKRHIRLRHGIVRNLIRDNVISLEYVRSERNIADPLTKGLCKKLVLESALGMGLKPVKG